Sequence from the Borrelia hispanica CRI genome:
TCACTAAGTAAAACAGAAAAACTATAACGAATACCATCATCTGATTTGAAAAAAGCTGTACACTGCCAATCTTCTTGTATCGCCTTATTACCTTTAAAATCAATCTTAAGAGATTTAACCAATTTCTCTTCAAAGTCAAGATCATACTTATTATACCCAGCTTCATATGCACGTATAAGCAATGTTTGATATGCTACTACAACTGTATAACGTCCATTGAATGGTATTATGTATGCTTCCTTCTTAAATGGATTTAATTT
This genomic interval carries:
- a CDS encoding recombinase RecT, with the translated sequence KLNPFKKEAYIIPFNGRYTVVVAYQTLLIRAYEAGYNKYDLDFEEKLVKSLKIDFKGNKAIQEDWQCTAFFKSDDGIRYSFSVLLS